Proteins found in one Brevinematia bacterium genomic segment:
- a CDS encoding right-handed parallel beta-helix repeat-containing protein, with the protein RGTKLSPVQTLDKAIEIATNKGVTNIYMQSGIWMYTTFTTISIPKGLTIKGGFDSSFSSQTGYSTLSNASIEIDKVDRVTISRLWVKGNTSRGIYISSSKDITIANSGVSDINSSFSYGGGVLVSYSTNIEIKDTVIHSCKVKDYGGGMEVFRSYEVYVIGCTITNCIADSDKSGTGGGGAISVESSGKLYVMNNVMLNCGIPSNSPANDSVIIFYSSFSTQVRIEGNTIGGVSLLSTYGVYEEVSISGHVVKNNTFKNVWYPYYDYVRGSLSINELNGGLAGTSEASGNVLE; encoded by the coding sequence ACAGAGGGACGAAGTTATCCCCTGTCCAGACTTTGGATAAAGCTATTGAGATAGCTACCAATAAAGGAGTTACCAATATCTACATGCAATCTGGCATTTGGATGTATACAACTTTCACTACTATCAGCATACCTAAAGGGCTTACGATAAAAGGTGGGTTTGACTCTTCATTTTCATCACAAACGGGATACTCTACTCTTAGTAATGCTTCCATAGAAATAGATAAAGTTGATAGGGTAACTATTTCCAGGCTTTGGGTTAAAGGGAATACCTCTAGAGGGATATACATTTCTTCTTCTAAAGACATCACCATTGCCAATAGTGGTGTTTCTGATATAAATTCTTCTTTTTCATACGGTGGTGGTGTACTCGTTAGTTATTCTACAAACATAGAGATAAAGGATACAGTGATACATTCCTGTAAAGTTAAAGATTACGGTGGTGGGATGGAAGTTTTCAGAAGTTATGAAGTTTATGTTATTGGTTGTACAATAACTAACTGCATTGCCGATAGCGACAAAAGTGGTACAGGTGGAGGTGGTGCTATTTCTGTTGAAAGCTCTGGTAAACTCTATGTAATGAACAATGTTATGTTAAATTGTGGAATACCTTCAAATTCTCCTGCTAATGATAGTGTGATAATCTTCTATAGCTCATTTTCAACACAAGTTCGCATTGAAGGTAACACTATAGGTGGTGTTAGTTTATTGTCTACTTACGGTGTATACGAGGAAGTCAGCATTTCAGGACATGTAGTGAAAAATAATACTTTTAAAAATGTTTGGTATCCATACTATGATTATGTCAGAGGTTCTTTAAGCATTAACGAGCTTAACGGAGGACTTGCTGGCACATCTGAGGCTTCTGGGAATGTTTTAGAGTAA